The Mixophyes fleayi isolate aMixFle1 chromosome 1, aMixFle1.hap1, whole genome shotgun sequence genome includes a region encoding these proteins:
- the F2RL3 gene encoding proteinase-activated receptor 4 gives MASSGCLWPFHILILLLALWVRSFATQDYDDYSEEAQSNETNTSEYTLCPRSFPGDLNNTMLSIPQSSKDHLKSSVTVVLIPSIYTVVFLVGLPANGLALWVLMTKVKKMTSTVFLINLAVADLLLIVVLPFKVFYYFLGNNWIFGELMCRAVTSFFYGNMYCSVLLLMSISIDRYLAVVHPFFSRTFRSRTFAIGICSSSWLIAILSTIPLATMQQSYRLSNTELTVCHDALPRQEQAMYLFYYFMSIIVLCFILPLVIIIFCYVCVIRALMLSGEKYAHAVKLSALVLVIVIVFLTPSNVVLLIHYSEHCFQSYGDLYAVYMVCLTLSAINSCVDPFVYYYVSEEFRDKVRDKFRKRSKLSITSLKTTKETLPASCSKSHSHSVL, from the coding sequence attatTCCGAGGAAGCACAATCTAATGAGACAAATACGTCTGAGTATACATTATGCCCACGATCCTTCCCAGGGGACTTGAACAATACAATGTTGTCAATTCCACAATCATCCAAAGATCACCTGAAAAGCTCCGTAACGGTTGTGCTTATACCTTCTATCTATACTGTAGTATTCCTGGTGGGTTTACCAGCCAATGGCCTTGCTCTGTGGGTTTTGATGACCAAAGTCAAAAAGATGACTTCAACTGTTTTCCTGATCAATCTGGCAGTGGCAGACCTCCTGCTCATTGTGGTGCTGCCCTTTAAGGTGTTTTACTATTTTCTAGGGAACAATTGGATCTTTGGTGAGCTGATGTGCAGGGCTGTAACTAGCTTCTTCTATGGTAACATGTACTGCTCAGTCCTGCTCCTTATGAGTATCAGCATTGACCGTTACTTGGCCGTGGTTCACCCTTTCTTTTCCAGGACATTTAGAAGCAGGACCTTTGCTATTGGTATATGCTCTAGTTCCTGGTTAATTGCCATTTTATCTACCATTCCTTTGGCCACCATGCAACAATCCTACCGTCTCTCGAACACTGAGCTTACAGTGTGCCACGATGCTCTTCCCAGACAAGAGCAAGCCATGTATCTGTTTTATTATTTCATGTCCATCATTGTCCTGTGCTTTATTTTACCATTGGTAATTATCATTTTCTGCTATGTTTGTGTCATTCGGGCACTGATGCTGAGTGGGGAGAAGTATGCCCATGCTGTTAAACTAAGTGCCTTGGTTCTGGTTATAGTAATTGTGTTCTTGACACCAAGCAATGTTGTGCTCTTGATACATTACTCTGAGCACTGTTTTCAAAGCTATGGTGACCTTTATGCAGTCTACATGGTCTGCTTAACTTTGAGTGCCATCAACAGCTGTGTGGATCCCTTTGTGTATTACTATGTGTCTGAAGAGTTTCGCGACAAGGTTAGAGACAAGTTTAGGAAGAGATCAAAATTGTCAATAACATCACTGAAGACTACTAAAGAGACTCTTCCAGCAAGTTGTTCAAAATCCCACTCTCATTCAGTGCTGTGA